From the genome of Eucalyptus grandis isolate ANBG69807.140 chromosome 2, ASM1654582v1, whole genome shotgun sequence, one region includes:
- the LOC104434575 gene encoding probable LRR receptor-like serine/threonine-protein kinase At1g53430: YGYASVLEDNFLEGALEPNIGNLSHLKRLLLSANNFTGTIPVSFSNLKNLEDLDLSVNKLTGQVPDKMGAALDYMLWCLEKDLPCSGKAQYLAQCCEGEGKLAYDGKALPFAGNVSLRIIVEHKLSSYFWPLSCLMQYHPTTYADSSLFINCGGNKTTIDGNQYEEDTSLNGPSFFSSSSSFWPEQWASSTTGVYMGNDHAGYTAEYPYIMNVNGSGLYQTARLSPWSIRYYGLCMMKGRYKVRLHFAELQFSDDETYNSLGKRIFDVSIQGCTQQAIKCWKILILRRKRRCWMGIDKDFNDIYVTGSTLEIHLYWSGKGTTAIPNRGVYGPLICGIAVTQNQDFGGTGLSAGAITGIVVASVVLLVLIILVLWLRGFLDCRDVEDPELHGLDIQIGHFTLRQIKDATSNFDTVNKIGEGGFGPVYKGTLSNGTIIAVKQLSSRSKQGNREFLNEIGMISALQHPNLVKLYGCCIEGNQLLLVYEYLENNSLARALFGRDDQQIELDWATRKKICLGIARGLAYLHEESRLKIVHRDIKAANVLLDKELNAKISDFGLAKLNEEDNTHISTRIAGTIGYMAPEYAMRGHLTDKADVYSFGVVALEIVSGKSNTNYRLKEESVYLLDWAHGLQEQGHVLELMDPRLGSYYSEEEAMRILNLALLCTNPTPTLRPPMSSVVSMLEGKSALPAPIIKCTATNPDPRFRAFESLANDSQTNVSTFSEDNDQVPGSMSIQGPGIDSSAYFTSKDESHSSEITLLSAS, encoded by the exons TATGGTTATGCTAGTGTATTAGAGGACAATTTCCTTGAAGGTGCTCTTGAGCCAAACATTGGAAACTTGAGCCACTTAAAGAGACT cCTTTTGTCTGCTAATAATTTCACGGGAACGATACCTGTATCCTTTAGCAATTTGAAGAACTTAGAAGATTT AGACTTGAGCGTCAACAAATTGACTGGTCAAGTTCCTGACAAGATGGGAGCTGCTCTAGATTACAT GCTTTGGTGCTTGGAGAAGGATCTACCTTGCAGCGGGAAGGCACAAT ACCTTGCCCAGTGTTGCGAGGGTGAGGGCAAGCTTGCCTACGATGGCAAGGCCTTGCCATTTGCTGGCAACGTCTCCCTTCGAATTATTGTTGAGCATAAACTGTCGAGCTACTTTTGGCCCCTATCATGTCTTATGCAATATCATCCGACGACCTATGCAGACTCTTCCTTGTTTATCAATTGTGGAGGAAACAAAACGACTATTGACGGGAATCAATATGAAGAAGACACCAGTCTGAACGGGCCatcatttttctcctcttcttcttctttttggccagaACAGTGGGCTTCCAGCACCACAGGGGTTTATATGGGAAATGATCATGCAGGTTACACAGCAGAATACCCCTATATTATGAATGTGAATGGCTCAGGGTTGTACCAAACGGCTCGCCTTTCCCCTTGGTCGATCAGATACTATGGCCTTTGCATGATGAAAGGACGTTACAAAGTGCGGCTCCATTTTGCTGAACTTCAATTTTCCGATGACGAAACATATAACAGCCTCGGGAAACGTATATTCGATGTATCGATACAA GGCTGCACACAACA GGCAATCAAGTGTTGGAAGATTTTAATATTGCGGAGGAAGCGGAGGTGTTGGATGGGAATCGATAAGGACTTCAATGATATTTACGTTACTGGCAGTACTTTGGAGATTCATTTATATTGGTCAGGGAAGGGAACCACAGCCATTCCTAATAGAGGTGTCTATGGACCACTTATTTGCGGCATTGCAGTGACACAGA ACCAAGATTTTGGAGGCACTGGACTATCAGCTGGAGCAATCACCGGAATTGTAGTAGCTTCGGTGGTTCTTCTTGTATTGATAATACTGGTCCTTTGGCTAAGAGGATTCTTAGATTGTAGAGACGTTGAAGATCCAG aattacaTGGGCTAGATATCCAAATCGGCCATTTCACTTTAAGGCAAATCAAAGATGCTACGAGCAACTTTGACACTGTGAATAAGATAGGTGAAGGAGGGTTTGGCCCAGTTTACAAG GGAACACTATCGAATGGAACTATAATTGCCGTGAAGCAACTTTCTTCTAGATCAAAGCAAGGCAATCGTGAATTTCTCAATGAGATAGGCATGATATCCGCTCTCCAGCACCCAAATCTCGTAAAGCTTTACGGCTGCTgtattgaaggaaatcaattGTTACTAGTTTATGAATATTTGGAGAATAATAGTCTTGCCCGAGCACTTTTTG GACGAGATGATCAACAGATTGAGTTGGACTGGGCcactagaaagaaaatatgtttGGGAATAGCTAGGGGATTGGCTTACCTTCATGAGGAATCTAGGTTGAAAATTGTTCATAGGGACATAAAAGCGGCAAATGTGCTGCTTGATAAGGAACTAAATGCCAAGATCTCAGATTTTGGTTTGGCCAAACTCAATGAAGAAGACAATACGCACATCAGCACAAGGATAGCTGGAACAAT AGGTTATATGGCTCCTGAATATGCTATGAGGGGCCACTTGACAGACAAAGCCGATGTttacagctttggagttgtcGCTTTGGAAATTGTCAGCGGAAAGAGCAACACAAATTATAGGTTGAAGGAAGAGTCTGTTTATCTCCTTGATTGG GCCCATGGGTTGCAAGAGCAAGGGCACGTTCTTGAACTCATGGATCCACGTCTTGGCTCATATTACTCCGAGGAAGAGGCAATGAGAATACTCAACCTGGCACTTCTATGCACCAATCCTACACCAACTCTTAGGCCACCAATGTCATCTGTGGTGAGCATGCTCGAAGGTAAAAGCGCGTTGCCAGCACCCATAATCAAGTGCACCGCAACAAATCCAGATCCTAGGTTCAGAGCCTTCGAGAGTCTAGCTAATGATAGTCAAACAAATGTCTCGACATTCTCTGAGGACAATGACCAGGTGCCGGGAAGCATGTCCATACAAGGTCCAGGGATTGACTCTTCAGCTTATTTCACTAGTAAGGACGAAAGCCATTCTTCAGAGATCACGCTTCTCTCAGCTTCTTAG